In Drosophila yakuba strain Tai18E2 chromosome 2R, Prin_Dyak_Tai18E2_2.1, whole genome shotgun sequence, a single genomic region encodes these proteins:
- the LOC6529436 gene encoding putative mediator of RNA polymerase II transcription subunit 12 isoform X4: METARMETAMETHFMAKMGKLTPDEEMRLKMIQRERDRERKRIKRMNPEYRRLEQERDRDRKKARRANEAFRQLEKLRDKIRKDRKKGLLVTDPTQLPPEFAAMIPPVPVVKPEVGVSPVPPPGQQQPTPQLQQQQQQQQLQQHQQVPQQQQQHQQPPPTHLQEQQLSHQLAHQRNRMMSSQLTQLATPPAHASHLQQLNKLQQLYPPRSFGHPALPIAGVTLMPQLCHPILHQNLSATLYAGPPNGIKQEYGQDISASAMAAAQAAALASLRNPQQQQQQDDSEMVISLEPEIVLQTGPDANPAQPPPQQQHLFSAHQHQQQQQQQQQHHLQQQQHCNMFQHMAPQAHMQHMRSLPPPPPPPSLALPPPPPTTHQQQQQPAPPQQLQHAPQ; the protein is encoded by the exons ATGGAAACGGCCAGAATGGAGACGGCGATGGAGACacattttatggccaaaatggGGAAG TTGACCCCCGATGAGGAGATGCGACTGAAAATGATCCAAAGAGAGCGGGATCGGGAAAGAAAACGAATTAAGCGAATGAATCCGGAGTACAGAAGGCTGGAACAGGAACGTGACAGGGATAGAAAGAAGGCTCGTCGAGCCAACGAGGCCTTCaggcagctggaaaagctAAGGGATAAGATCCGAAAGGATCGAAAGAAGGGCTTGCTTGTCACGGATCCGACCCAGCTGCCGCCGGAATTCGCAGCCATGATACCGCCAGTGCCTGTGGTTAAGCCCGAAGTGGGTGTGTCACCAGTCCCGCCCCCAGGCCAGCAGCAACCCACGCCCCAgctacagcaacagcagcagcagcaacaattgcagcagcatcagcaggtgccacagcaacagcagcagcatcagcaaccTCCGCCCACGCATCTGCAGGAACAGCAGCTGAGTCACCAGCTCGCCCATCAGCGGAACCGAATGATGTCAAGCCAACTCACCCaactggccacgccccccgcccaTGCCTCGCACTTGCAGCAGCTAAACAAGTTGCAGCAACTGTACCCGCCACGCAGCTTTGGCCATCCCGCTTTACCTATCGCTGGAGTGACGCTGATGCCGCAGCTTTGCCATCCTATCCTGCATCAGAATCTCAGTGCTACTCTGTATGCAGGTCCACCAAATGGGATCAAGCAAGAGTATGGACAGGATATCTCCGCCTCGGCGATGGCTGCCGCTCAGGCGGCGGCATTGGCCTCGCTTAGGAAtccccaacagcagcagcaacaggatGATTCGGAAATGGTCATTAGTCTCGAACCCGAGATAGTTCTCCAGACAGGTCCCGATGCTAATCCCGCCCAGCCAcctccgcagcagcagcatctttTCAGCGCCcatcagcaccagcaacagcaacagcagcagcagcaacatcatctgcagcagcaacaacactgCAACATGTTCCAGCATATGGCCCCCCAGGCGCACATGCAACACATGCGCTCActgcctcctccgccgccgccccCCTCGCTGGCCTTGCCGCCCCCGCCACCTACAacacaccagcaacaacagcaacctgCGCCGccacagcaactgcaacatgCTCCGCAGTGA
- the LOC6529436 gene encoding putative mediator of RNA polymerase II transcription subunit 12 isoform X1 — METARMETAMETHFMAKMGKWMTPEEEARQKFIMRERDRERKRIKRMNPEYRQMERERDRFRKLTPRPSLMTPEEEARHKFIMRERDRERKRIKRLNPEYRRMERERDRFRKKARRANLTPDEEMRLKMIQRERDRERKRIKRMNPEYRRLEQERDRDRKKARRANEAFRQLEKLRDKIRKDRKKGLLVTDPTQLPPEFAAMIPPVPVVKPEVGVSPVPPPGQQQPTPQLQQQQQQQQLQQHQQVPQQQQQHQQPPPTHLQEQQLSHQLAHQRNRMMSSQLTQLATPPAHASHLQQLNKLQQLYPPRSFGHPALPIAGVTLMPQLCHPILHQNLSATLYAGPPNGIKQEYGQDISASAMAAAQAAALASLRNPQQQQQQDDSEMVISLEPEIVLQTGPDANPAQPPPQQQHLFSAHQHQQQQQQQQQHHLQQQQHCNMFQHMAPQAHMQHMRSLPPPPPPPSLALPPPPPTTHQQQQQPAPPQQLQHAPQ, encoded by the exons ATGGAAACGGCCAGAATGGAGACGGCGATGGAGACacattttatggccaaaatggGGAAG TGGATGACCCCTGAGGAGGAGGCGCGGCAAAAGTTCATCATGAGGGAGCGAGACCGGGAACGGAAACGGATCAAGCGCATGAATCCCGAATACAGGCAGATGGAACGCGAGAGGGATCGGTTCCGCAAACTGACGCCCAGGCCCAGT CTGATGACACCCGAGGAGGAGGCCCGCCACAAGTTCATCATGCGAGAGCGGGATCGCGAGAGGAAGCGGATCAAGCGCCTGAATCCCGAGTACCGGCGAATGGAACGCGAGCGCGATCGATTCCGCAAGAAGGCACGACGTGCTAAC TTGACCCCCGATGAGGAGATGCGACTGAAAATGATCCAAAGAGAGCGGGATCGGGAAAGAAAACGAATTAAGCGAATGAATCCGGAGTACAGAAGGCTGGAACAGGAACGTGACAGGGATAGAAAGAAGGCTCGTCGAGCCAACGAGGCCTTCaggcagctggaaaagctAAGGGATAAGATCCGAAAGGATCGAAAGAAGGGCTTGCTTGTCACGGATCCGACCCAGCTGCCGCCGGAATTCGCAGCCATGATACCGCCAGTGCCTGTGGTTAAGCCCGAAGTGGGTGTGTCACCAGTCCCGCCCCCAGGCCAGCAGCAACCCACGCCCCAgctacagcaacagcagcagcagcaacaattgcagcagcatcagcaggtgccacagcaacagcagcagcatcagcaaccTCCGCCCACGCATCTGCAGGAACAGCAGCTGAGTCACCAGCTCGCCCATCAGCGGAACCGAATGATGTCAAGCCAACTCACCCaactggccacgccccccgcccaTGCCTCGCACTTGCAGCAGCTAAACAAGTTGCAGCAACTGTACCCGCCACGCAGCTTTGGCCATCCCGCTTTACCTATCGCTGGAGTGACGCTGATGCCGCAGCTTTGCCATCCTATCCTGCATCAGAATCTCAGTGCTACTCTGTATGCAGGTCCACCAAATGGGATCAAGCAAGAGTATGGACAGGATATCTCCGCCTCGGCGATGGCTGCCGCTCAGGCGGCGGCATTGGCCTCGCTTAGGAAtccccaacagcagcagcaacaggatGATTCGGAAATGGTCATTAGTCTCGAACCCGAGATAGTTCTCCAGACAGGTCCCGATGCTAATCCCGCCCAGCCAcctccgcagcagcagcatctttTCAGCGCCcatcagcaccagcaacagcaacagcagcagcagcaacatcatctgcagcagcaacaacactgCAACATGTTCCAGCATATGGCCCCCCAGGCGCACATGCAACACATGCGCTCActgcctcctccgccgccgccccCCTCGCTGGCCTTGCCGCCCCCGCCACCTACAacacaccagcaacaacagcaacctgCGCCGccacagcaactgcaacatgCTCCGCAGTGA
- the LOC6529436 gene encoding putative mediator of RNA polymerase II transcription subunit 12 isoform X3 translates to METARMETAMETHFMAKMGKWMTPEEEARQKFIMRERDRERKRIKRMNPEYRQMERERDRFRKLTPRPSLTPDEEMRLKMIQRERDRERKRIKRMNPEYRRLEQERDRDRKKARRANEAFRQLEKLRDKIRKDRKKGLLVTDPTQLPPEFAAMIPPVPVVKPEVGVSPVPPPGQQQPTPQLQQQQQQQQLQQHQQVPQQQQQHQQPPPTHLQEQQLSHQLAHQRNRMMSSQLTQLATPPAHASHLQQLNKLQQLYPPRSFGHPALPIAGVTLMPQLCHPILHQNLSATLYAGPPNGIKQEYGQDISASAMAAAQAAALASLRNPQQQQQQDDSEMVISLEPEIVLQTGPDANPAQPPPQQQHLFSAHQHQQQQQQQQQHHLQQQQHCNMFQHMAPQAHMQHMRSLPPPPPPPSLALPPPPPTTHQQQQQPAPPQQLQHAPQ, encoded by the exons ATGGAAACGGCCAGAATGGAGACGGCGATGGAGACacattttatggccaaaatggGGAAG TGGATGACCCCTGAGGAGGAGGCGCGGCAAAAGTTCATCATGAGGGAGCGAGACCGGGAACGGAAACGGATCAAGCGCATGAATCCCGAATACAGGCAGATGGAACGCGAGAGGGATCGGTTCCGCAAACTGACGCCCAGGCCCAGT TTGACCCCCGATGAGGAGATGCGACTGAAAATGATCCAAAGAGAGCGGGATCGGGAAAGAAAACGAATTAAGCGAATGAATCCGGAGTACAGAAGGCTGGAACAGGAACGTGACAGGGATAGAAAGAAGGCTCGTCGAGCCAACGAGGCCTTCaggcagctggaaaagctAAGGGATAAGATCCGAAAGGATCGAAAGAAGGGCTTGCTTGTCACGGATCCGACCCAGCTGCCGCCGGAATTCGCAGCCATGATACCGCCAGTGCCTGTGGTTAAGCCCGAAGTGGGTGTGTCACCAGTCCCGCCCCCAGGCCAGCAGCAACCCACGCCCCAgctacagcaacagcagcagcagcaacaattgcagcagcatcagcaggtgccacagcaacagcagcagcatcagcaaccTCCGCCCACGCATCTGCAGGAACAGCAGCTGAGTCACCAGCTCGCCCATCAGCGGAACCGAATGATGTCAAGCCAACTCACCCaactggccacgccccccgcccaTGCCTCGCACTTGCAGCAGCTAAACAAGTTGCAGCAACTGTACCCGCCACGCAGCTTTGGCCATCCCGCTTTACCTATCGCTGGAGTGACGCTGATGCCGCAGCTTTGCCATCCTATCCTGCATCAGAATCTCAGTGCTACTCTGTATGCAGGTCCACCAAATGGGATCAAGCAAGAGTATGGACAGGATATCTCCGCCTCGGCGATGGCTGCCGCTCAGGCGGCGGCATTGGCCTCGCTTAGGAAtccccaacagcagcagcaacaggatGATTCGGAAATGGTCATTAGTCTCGAACCCGAGATAGTTCTCCAGACAGGTCCCGATGCTAATCCCGCCCAGCCAcctccgcagcagcagcatctttTCAGCGCCcatcagcaccagcaacagcaacagcagcagcagcaacatcatctgcagcagcaacaacactgCAACATGTTCCAGCATATGGCCCCCCAGGCGCACATGCAACACATGCGCTCActgcctcctccgccgccgccccCCTCGCTGGCCTTGCCGCCCCCGCCACCTACAacacaccagcaacaacagcaacctgCGCCGccacagcaactgcaacatgCTCCGCAGTGA
- the LOC6529436 gene encoding putative mediator of RNA polymerase II transcription subunit 12 isoform X2 encodes METARMETAMETHFMAKMGKWMTPEEEARQKFIMRERDRERKRIKRMNPEYRQMERERDRFRKLTPRPSLMTPEEEARHKFIMRERDRERKRIKRLNPEYRRMERERDRFRKKLTPDEEMRLKMIQRERDRERKRIKRMNPEYRRLEQERDRDRKKARRANEAFRQLEKLRDKIRKDRKKGLLVTDPTQLPPEFAAMIPPVPVVKPEVGVSPVPPPGQQQPTPQLQQQQQQQQLQQHQQVPQQQQQHQQPPPTHLQEQQLSHQLAHQRNRMMSSQLTQLATPPAHASHLQQLNKLQQLYPPRSFGHPALPIAGVTLMPQLCHPILHQNLSATLYAGPPNGIKQEYGQDISASAMAAAQAAALASLRNPQQQQQQDDSEMVISLEPEIVLQTGPDANPAQPPPQQQHLFSAHQHQQQQQQQQQHHLQQQQHCNMFQHMAPQAHMQHMRSLPPPPPPPSLALPPPPPTTHQQQQQPAPPQQLQHAPQ; translated from the exons ATGGAAACGGCCAGAATGGAGACGGCGATGGAGACacattttatggccaaaatggGGAAG TGGATGACCCCTGAGGAGGAGGCGCGGCAAAAGTTCATCATGAGGGAGCGAGACCGGGAACGGAAACGGATCAAGCGCATGAATCCCGAATACAGGCAGATGGAACGCGAGAGGGATCGGTTCCGCAAACTGACGCCCAGGCCCAGT CTGATGACACCCGAGGAGGAGGCCCGCCACAAGTTCATCATGCGAGAGCGGGATCGCGAGAGGAAGCGGATCAAGCGCCTGAATCCCGAGTACCGGCGAATGGAACGCGAGCGCGATCGATTCCGCAAGAAG TTGACCCCCGATGAGGAGATGCGACTGAAAATGATCCAAAGAGAGCGGGATCGGGAAAGAAAACGAATTAAGCGAATGAATCCGGAGTACAGAAGGCTGGAACAGGAACGTGACAGGGATAGAAAGAAGGCTCGTCGAGCCAACGAGGCCTTCaggcagctggaaaagctAAGGGATAAGATCCGAAAGGATCGAAAGAAGGGCTTGCTTGTCACGGATCCGACCCAGCTGCCGCCGGAATTCGCAGCCATGATACCGCCAGTGCCTGTGGTTAAGCCCGAAGTGGGTGTGTCACCAGTCCCGCCCCCAGGCCAGCAGCAACCCACGCCCCAgctacagcaacagcagcagcagcaacaattgcagcagcatcagcaggtgccacagcaacagcagcagcatcagcaaccTCCGCCCACGCATCTGCAGGAACAGCAGCTGAGTCACCAGCTCGCCCATCAGCGGAACCGAATGATGTCAAGCCAACTCACCCaactggccacgccccccgcccaTGCCTCGCACTTGCAGCAGCTAAACAAGTTGCAGCAACTGTACCCGCCACGCAGCTTTGGCCATCCCGCTTTACCTATCGCTGGAGTGACGCTGATGCCGCAGCTTTGCCATCCTATCCTGCATCAGAATCTCAGTGCTACTCTGTATGCAGGTCCACCAAATGGGATCAAGCAAGAGTATGGACAGGATATCTCCGCCTCGGCGATGGCTGCCGCTCAGGCGGCGGCATTGGCCTCGCTTAGGAAtccccaacagcagcagcaacaggatGATTCGGAAATGGTCATTAGTCTCGAACCCGAGATAGTTCTCCAGACAGGTCCCGATGCTAATCCCGCCCAGCCAcctccgcagcagcagcatctttTCAGCGCCcatcagcaccagcaacagcaacagcagcagcagcaacatcatctgcagcagcaacaacactgCAACATGTTCCAGCATATGGCCCCCCAGGCGCACATGCAACACATGCGCTCActgcctcctccgccgccgccccCCTCGCTGGCCTTGCCGCCCCCGCCACCTACAacacaccagcaacaacagcaacctgCGCCGccacagcaactgcaacatgCTCCGCAGTGA